A genome region from Proteus vulgaris includes the following:
- a CDS encoding anaerobic C4-dicarboxylate transporter: MLAVELIIVLLAIFLGARLGGIGIGFAGGLGVLVLAAIGVKPGSIPFDVISIIMAVIAAISAMQVAGGLDYLVDQTEKLLRRNPKYITILAPIVTYLLTLFAGTGNISLATLPVIAEVAKEQGIKPCRPLSTGVVAAQIGITASPISAAVVYMASVMENPAMVGEGNTVSYITLLSILLPATFLAIILMSFIISWVFNSKLSDDAVYRERLEQGLVELRNSKQRRETLPGAKSSVMLFLLGVICVVTYAIINSPSLGIVKEPLMNTTNAILIIMLSVATLITIFCKVKTDNILNSSTFKAGMSACICILGVAWLGDTFVSSNIDWIKLTAGDLITGHPWLLAVIFFFCSALLYSQAATAKALMPMALALGVSPLTAIASFSAVSGLFILPTYPTLVAAVQMDDTGTTRIGKLVFNHPFFIPGTIGVVLAVGFGFLFGGMIL, encoded by the coding sequence ATGTTAGCCGTAGAATTGATTATCGTTCTGCTGGCCATTTTCCTCGGTGCGAGACTTGGGGGAATTGGTATCGGGTTTGCCGGTGGTTTAGGGGTTTTAGTTTTAGCTGCTATCGGTGTTAAACCTGGTTCAATTCCTTTTGATGTTATCTCCATCATTATGGCTGTTATTGCCGCAATCTCTGCGATGCAGGTTGCTGGTGGTTTAGATTATTTAGTTGATCAAACAGAAAAACTATTAAGACGTAATCCTAAATACATCACAATACTTGCGCCTATTGTGACTTATTTATTAACTCTCTTTGCTGGTACAGGTAATATTTCTTTAGCGACATTACCCGTTATTGCTGAGGTTGCAAAAGAGCAAGGCATCAAACCTTGTCGCCCATTATCAACAGGTGTCGTTGCTGCACAAATTGGTATTACAGCATCACCTATTTCTGCTGCGGTTGTTTATATGGCATCAGTCATGGAAAACCCTGCAATGGTCGGTGAAGGTAATACAGTAAGTTATATCACTCTGTTATCTATTTTATTACCAGCGACTTTCCTTGCTATTATTCTGATGTCATTCATCATCTCTTGGGTATTTAACTCAAAACTGTCTGATGATGCTGTCTATCGTGAGCGTTTAGAACAAGGTTTAGTTGAATTACGCAATAGCAAACAGCGTAGAGAAACATTACCAGGTGCTAAGTCATCTGTAATGCTGTTCTTACTGGGTGTTATCTGTGTGGTTACTTATGCAATCATCAACAGCCCAAGCTTAGGCATTGTGAAAGAACCGTTAATGAACACCACTAACGCTATTCTTATCATCATGCTGAGTGTTGCAACTCTGATCACTATTTTCTGTAAAGTTAAAACTGACAACATCCTTAACTCAAGTACCTTTAAAGCAGGTATGAGTGCTTGTATCTGTATTCTGGGTGTTGCATGGTTAGGTGATACTTTCGTTTCAAGCAACATTGATTGGATCAAACTGACTGCGGGTGATTTAATCACTGGTCATCCTTGGTTATTAGCGGTTATTTTCTTCTTCTGTTCTGCACTGTTATATTCACAAGCAGCAACAGCAAAAGCGTTAATGCCAATGGCTTTAGCTTTAGGTGTATCTCCATTAACAGCTATCGCGTCTTTCTCTGCGGTTTCTGGTCTGTTCATTCTGCCAACTTACCCAACACTGGTTGCAGCCGTTCAAATGGATGACACTGGGACAACACGTATCGGCAAATTAGTTTTCAACCACCCATTCTTTATTCCTGGTACTATTGGTGTGGTATTAGCTGTCGGATTTGGTTTCCTCTTCGGCGGTATGATTTTGTAG